A stretch of DNA from Microlunatus sp. Gsoil 973:
AACCGCTGTACCGGTTGGTGGAGACGCTGGCCGACACCGGTGCGGACACCGCTCGGCGGGTCTACGACCGCCCGGGTTGGGCCGCCCATCACAACACCGATCAGTGGGGCTACAGCCTGCCCGTCGGGATGGGTGATGCGAATCCCTGCTGGTCCGCCTGGCCGATGGCCGGATTCTGGTTGCTGAGGCACCTGTGGGAGCAGTACGAGTTCACCGCGGACGAGGATTTCCTGGTACGCCGGACCTGGCCGCTGCTTGATGGAGCGGTCGGCTTCGCGCTGGCGACCCTGGTCACCCTCGGCGACGGCACGTTGGGCACGGTGCCGTCCACCTCTCCGGAGAACAGCTACCTGACCGATGACGGGCAGCAGGCGGCGGTCACCGTGTCCTCAACGATGGACATCGCCCTGATCCGGGAGACACTGCTGCACTGGTCACAGGCCGCCGAGGTGGCCGCTCGGTGGGGCCGATCGGTCGATCCGCTCCGGCAGCAGGCTGTCACCGGGGCGATCGACGCACTGCCGTTTCCGGAGCCGACCGAACGCGGCACATATCCGGAATGGCGGGACGACCTCACCGAGGCCGAGCCGAGCCACCGCCACCAGTCACACCTCTACGACATCCACCCCGGCGATGCGGTCACCGTCTACCACCCCGGGCACGCCGGGCGGATCACGGCGGCACGGGAAACGTTGCGGCTTCGCGGCGCCTACTCCACCGGCTGGTCACTCGCCTGGCGGATCGCGTTGCACGCCCGGCTGCACGACACGGCATCGGCCGTGCAGAGTCTGGCCTACTTCCTGGCCCCGGTGCCCGAGGAGATCGCCGCGGCGGGACCGCACACCGCACAGGCCGGCGGCGTGTACCGCAATCTTTTCTGTGCCCATCCGCCGTTCCAGATCGACGGGAACTTCGGAGCGACCGCCGGGATCATCGAAATGTTGGTGCAGTCCCACGGTCGCACGTCCGGCGGCCTGCGGATCATCGACGTCCTGCCGTGTCTGCCCGACGAGTGGCCCGAGGGCAGTCTGCGCGGGGTACGGGCTCGCGGCGGTCTGATCATCGACCTGTCCTGGAGTGGCGGCGGGCTCACCGAGCTGGTGATCACGCCGACGGTCGACCAACGGGTGCTGATCAGGATCCCCGGTCGGGACGATCAGCAACTGTCGCTGGCGACCGGACGACCCGTCACCCTGTGACCGTCGCGAAATCAGTTCGCTTCGGGTAGCGCTGTCCTGCCATAGTGCGGCATCGTGCACACCCTGCAGTCGTGGCCGATCCCCGACTCCTATCGGGACCACGCGGGCGACCTGCCCGACTCCGCGGAATGGCTGCCCGGCCTGTCGGTGACGGCGGCGCGACTTGCCGCGGACTGGGAGGTCGAGCCGGACGGTCCGGCGACCCACGGGTGGGTGTCGATGGTATGGCCGGTGCGCGACAACGCCGGACGGCGCTACGTGCTGAAGGTGTCGCCGCCGTTGTCCTGGTCGTCGGACGAGCCGCGATGTCTGCAGGCCTGGGCCGAGCACACCGACCACGAAGCCGAGGTCCGCATGGTCCCACCGGCCCGGGCGTCGGTGCCGGACCGCGCCGTGTTGCTGCCGCGGCTCGATGCCGATCGCCCGCTGCAGCGGCATCCCGACATCGTCGAGGCGAACGCGATCATCGGCGGCCTGCTTGCCGGAATCTCCGAGGTGATCGCCCCGCCGGGCATGCCGACCCTGGCCGAGGAGTTGGCGATGACCAGGGAGCAGCTCGATCCCGCCGGTCCGGTGCCCGCCCATCACGTCGAGCGTGCCCGGTCGACCGTTGATGATCTTCTCGCCGAACTCGCCCGCCACGGCGCACCGTTGTCCCTGTTGCATCGGGATCTGCACTATCTGAACGTGCTGCACACGCTGCCGGACGAACCGGCCGCCTGGGTCGGCATCGATCCGCTGCCGCTTGCCGGACTCCGCGAATGGGAGCTGACGCCGATGCTTCGCAACCGCTGGGACGACGCGGCCGCGACCGGTGACCCGGATCGGGCGCTGCGCCGGCGCGTCGATCAGGTGGCCGAGATCGCCGGCCTCGACCCGTTCCTGGTGCGCAGGTGCAGTCAGATCGTTGCCGCCGAGGCGTTGCAGCGGCTGCTCCCCGATCGCACGGACCACCTGTTCGCGGCGCCGTATTCGATCATGGTCGGATGGTGAACGACGACCGGTTCGCAATGTCGGGACATCGGCCGAAGATCGGCCGGCCGACGGAGCGTCACTTCCTGCGACGGCCCCGTTTCGCTCGGCCGATCCGGCCGTCGAGATCGGCCACGATCTCCCCGAACGGACGCAGCCGGAGCACGTCGTGATCAAGCACCATGGACTCGAAGGACAGTGGGCCGATCTCGGAGACCGTGCGCTCGGTGACCGACCGCCGACGTTCCCGCCAGACGACGGCCTGACCGTGATTGTTGGCGACGGTGGCGTAGCTCATCGACGGGTAGAAGGTGTCAATGAACCAGACGAGTTTGTAGACGTCTCCCATCCAGGCCCGCCGGTCGTCGCGGACGTACTGGCGCAACTTCTGGTAGCTGCGCGGGTCCGACAGGGACGCATGGTAGGAGGAGGGTCTCACGTCGTCGACGACGATCACCCCACCCTCTGCCAGATGGGCAACGGCGTTGGTGAAGTCGCGCAAGGTCTGTTCGAACGTGTGGAGTCCGTCGAGGTAGATGACGTCGAACTCCTGGGTCGGGTCGATGATCGATCCGAAGTACACGTCGCTGGTCACCTCGTGGTACTGCGTACGCGGTCCCCGGCCGGCCTGCTCGGCCTGCCAGTCGAATCGGAATCGCGGATCCACTGCGACCTTGAATCGCGCCTCGAGGCGATGGAACGTCGTGCCCTTGCTGACCCCGACCTCCAGGTAGCGAGGCCTGTCGAAGAAGTCCAGGAGGGCCTGGATGACCTCGAACCGACGGATCCTCGGTTTGGAGAGGCGATCGGTGGCAGGATTGCCCGCGGTCGACGCCGTGACACGGGGCGCAGCGGTGTTCGTCATCGAATACCTTTCCCGACGGCCTAGGCCTGGCCGCCCTTGCGTAACACGATTCCCTGGTCGGCCAACGCCGCATCGCGCTCTGCGACCAGCCGATCGCGTTCGTCGCGGATCTGCAGCAGTTCTGTGATCACCGCGTCGGGGTCGACGCCTCGTTCCACGACGCTCGGCACCGACAGGCGCGACTCGATCCTGTTGATCATGGTCCCGTCACCCGGTCGTTGGGTCGGTTCGTCTCGATGGCCGACCACCCGGACGTGTCGATCAGCGTCGAAGGCGATCAGGCGGGACGCCAGCCAGGCCTTCGAGTCCTCTTCGGGGGCCAGGACGTAGTCGTACAACCGCATGCGGTTGCTCAGCCACAGGTTCCTGCCGTCTCCCGGTGCCCCGAGGTAGACGTGCAGCATGTCGTGGAAGCCGGCCTCCCGCAGATTCAGTCTGGACTGGTTGACGTAGAGCATCACCTTGGTCTGCAACTGCTGTGCGACGTACTCGGCCTCGCCGGCGATCCGACCGAAGTAGCAGGGCAGGTCCGTCACGCCATGGACGGCCTGATAGGCCGAGACGTCGCCGAGCAAGATCGAAACAGTGGCCGACTCGTTGAGCCGGTGCAGCACCGGAATCCATTCCATCAGATCGTCGAGGCTGCTGGGTGAACCGGGATAGTTGATCAGGAAGTCGGTGGTAGTGCCCGGGTCGGCGGCGCGTTCCCGGCTCTGCGGCAGCACGCGGTGCTGGTGCCTGAGGTTCAGCCGGAGCCGGCGATACCGACGACCGTATTCGACCAGCCTGAGCAGGAGTTCCGCCAGCCTCGGACGTCTCGCGCTGCCGGCGGTGAGCGCGGATTCCCGCTGCAACTGCGGCATCACCCGACCACCGGTCCGACACAGGTGAGCTCGGCCGCAACATCGTGGTCCCGACCGATCCACTCGTCACGTTCGCTGATCATCCGCTCCACCGCGTCAAGGAACCGCTGCATCGAAGCACCCGGGGTCGTGTCGCCGTAGTAGTAGGCACACCAGCGGCGCATCCTCAGCCTCTGGTCGGGGTCTGTCAGCACCGTCTGCAGGATCTTGACGATGCCGTCGGCCTCGTCCGCGGCGATCAACGGCATGTCGCTGACGAATGCCGTCGGATCGATGACAGCCGTCTCTTCGGCCGGTCGGGTGATCAGCAGCGGCTTGGCGGTGGTCAGCCAGTCATAGGCGACCGCGGAGATGTCGGTGATCATCACGTCCGCGACGTCGAGCTGCCAGCCGAAGGCACTGTCGTCGACCAGGTGCCCGGCAGCCGGATCGCCGGCGATCGCGTCGGCGATCTCGGTGCGGATCTCCTGATCCGCCAGACCGTGCTCGGGAAGCATGATGCCGGTCCGGGGATGCGGCCGGTAGATCAGCCGGTACGACGGATCGGCGAGAATCGCCCGGACCATCTCAAGGCCGTGGCTGACCACCGAGCCGTAGCGCATCGAGGTCCGGCCACCCTCCCAGGTCGGGGCGTACAACACGGTCGTGCGGGAGTCGTCGAAGGCGAACGGCGCGTGATGGTCGACATCGATCTGCGGACGGCCGATCTCGATGGTGCGCGCCTCGACGTCGTAACCGAAGAGTCGGCGCCGCAACCGCTCCTTGGCCGCGGGACCGGCGACAAGGTCGTAGTTGAAGACCTTCATCCAATTGGACGCCATGTAGATCTTGTCCGACTCGCCGTGGCAGATGAACGCGTGCTGGCAGCTGTTCAGGCCGAGGATCGTGAAGTTGGTGTAGTTCTGGTTCGGATACAGGATCACTTTGGGCCGATGTACGTCGCGGATCCGCTCGAAGTCGGGCTGCCCTCCGCGGATCAGCAGGACCGGCAGTGAGGTCTCCTGCCGGATGATCTCCGCCGTGTCCGGCTCGTAACACAGGATCGCGACCGACCGCCGGCCTGACAGCTGCTCAAGCGGGCCGTACCACTGCCGGACCTGGTAGAGGTTCACAGGCCGATCCGGGAAGTGCAGCAGCACATCGAACTGCCGGTCGGCGTGTTGCCGGTACACGGGAAGTTGCTGCAGGCGCCGGTGCTCCCGCCGGCGGCGCAGCGACTGCCCGATGCGGCGGATCGGCTCGACGACGTGGGCGGCGCGCAGCGAACG
This window harbors:
- a CDS encoding aminoglycoside phosphotransferase family protein, with the protein product MHTLQSWPIPDSYRDHAGDLPDSAEWLPGLSVTAARLAADWEVEPDGPATHGWVSMVWPVRDNAGRRYVLKVSPPLSWSSDEPRCLQAWAEHTDHEAEVRMVPPARASVPDRAVLLPRLDADRPLQRHPDIVEANAIIGGLLAGISEVIAPPGMPTLAEELAMTREQLDPAGPVPAHHVERARSTVDDLLAELARHGAPLSLLHRDLHYLNVLHTLPDEPAAWVGIDPLPLAGLREWELTPMLRNRWDDAAATGDPDRALRRRVDQVAEIAGLDPFLVRRCSQIVAAEALQRLLPDRTDHLFAAPYSIMVGW
- a CDS encoding class I SAM-dependent methyltransferase, which gives rise to MTNTAAPRVTASTAGNPATDRLSKPRIRRFEVIQALLDFFDRPRYLEVGVSKGTTFHRLEARFKVAVDPRFRFDWQAEQAGRGPRTQYHEVTSDVYFGSIIDPTQEFDVIYLDGLHTFEQTLRDFTNAVAHLAEGGVIVVDDVRPSSYHASLSDPRSYQKLRQYVRDDRRAWMGDVYKLVWFIDTFYPSMSYATVANNHGQAVVWRERRRSVTERTVSEIGPLSFESMVLDHDVLRLRPFGEIVADLDGRIGRAKRGRRRK
- a CDS encoding CDP-glycerol glycerophosphotransferase family protein: MSTALGRSLRAAHVVEPIRRIGQSLRRRREHRRLQQLPVYRQHADRQFDVLLHFPDRPVNLYQVRQWYGPLEQLSGRRSVAILCYEPDTAEIIRQETSLPVLLIRGGQPDFERIRDVHRPKVILYPNQNYTNFTILGLNSCQHAFICHGESDKIYMASNWMKVFNYDLVAGPAAKERLRRRLFGYDVEARTIEIGRPQIDVDHHAPFAFDDSRTTVLYAPTWEGGRTSMRYGSVVSHGLEMVRAILADPSYRLIYRPHPRTGIMLPEHGLADQEIRTEIADAIAGDPAAGHLVDDSAFGWQLDVADVMITDISAVAYDWLTTAKPLLITRPAEETAVIDPTAFVSDMPLIAADEADGIVKILQTVLTDPDQRLRMRRWCAYYYGDTTPGASMQRFLDAVERMISERDEWIGRDHDVAAELTCVGPVVG